DNA sequence from the Cronobacter turicensis z3032 genome:
GCGAAATCAATCCCGAGCGGCGGGTTCATTGGCGTCAGCGCCGGAAAGCGCGAGCCGCTGTGATCGAACGTCGCCAGTTCTTCGTCGCTCAGCACGCCGTAGTGGTGCAGCGTGGCGTAGAGCGCCAGCGCCGCATGGCCTTTACTGAGCAGAAAACGGTCGCGCGCCATCGACGCCATATTCTTCGGATCAAAGCGCATCACCGCGCCATACAGCGCGGCGGCGATCTCCACCATCGAGAGCGCCGGGCCAAGATGCACGCCGTCTACCGGCGCCGCGCTGGCGGTGCGAATAATCGACTGACGGATGGCGCGCGCGTCGAGGGCGAGCTTACCGACGCGGGCGTTCATCGCAGACCGCCGTCAACGCGCAGCGTCTGGCCGGTCACGTAGGACGAGAGATCGGACGCCAGCCAGACGGCGGCGGCGGCTATCTCCTGCGGCGCGCCGAGGCGGCGCAGATCGGTGCCGTTACGGGTCTCTTCGATAATGTAATCCGGCATCGTGGAGAGCATGTCTGTTTCGGTCATGCCCGGCGCGATGCAGTTGGCGCGAATGCCCTGCTCGCCCAGTTCCGTGGCGATGGTGCGGGTCAGCGCGACGACCGCCGCTTTGGCCGCGCCATAAGCCGCTTTACCGGCATTGCCGTCTTCGGCGGCGGTCGAGGCGATATTCACAATGCTGCCGAAACGCTGACGGGTCATCAGTTTTGACACCATCTGGGTAAAGCTGAACAGCGAGAAGAAGTTCACTTCGAATTGCTCACGCAGCGCCTGCATCGTGGTCATCTGGAACAGCGCGTTCCAGGTGACGCCCGCGTTGTTCACCAGCGCATGCAGCTGTCGTTTGTCGCTCATCAGGCGTTTAACCGCGCCTTTCATCGCGTCGTTATCGGTCAGATCGAAGCACAGCGGCCAGATCTCGACCTGGTAACGTTCGGCAAGCGCCGCCATGTCGGCCAGAAATTCCGGCGTTTCGCTGCGCGCATGGGCGTAAATGCACGCGCCTTCGGCGGCGAAAGCCTCCACCATCGCGCGCCCGATACCGCGCGCGCAACCGGTGATAATGACGTTTTTCTCTTTTAACAACATGGGCTTCCCCTTTTAATAGCCGATCCCGCCGTCGACGCGCACCACCTGGCCCGTCACGTAGCTTGCCGCGTCTGAGCCGAGCCATACCAGCGTGTCGGCCACTTCGTCCGCCCGTCCGGTACGGCGCAGGGCGCTCTGCGCCAGCTTGCTGTCCACCACGTCGCTTGCAAGGTTTTCGGTCATCGGCGTGGCGATAACGCCTGGCGCCACCGCGTTCACGCGAATGCCCTGCGGCGCCAGCTCAATGGAAAGCGTTTTGGTCGCCGCCACCATCGCGGCTTTCGAGGCCGCGTAGGCGAGCTGACCGCTGTTGCCGTCGAGGCCGGAAATACTCGCGATGTTAATGATGCTGCCGCGTTTATTGCGCAGCATCAGGCGGGTGAGATACTGGGTGAACACCATCTGTGAAAAGAAGTTGATGGCGAAGGTCTTGTGCAGCTGCTCCATGGTGACCATCGGGAACAGCGCGTCGAGCGTCACGCCCGCCACGTTCACCAGGATATCCACCGGCACTTTCGCTTTCTGAATCGCCATCGCGGCCTGCTTGATGGACGCATCGTCCAGCAGATCAAAGCAAACCGGCGTGATGGTCACGCCGTATTGCGAAGCGAGTTCAGCGATTTGCGCGCTGAACGCCGCGTCTTCCTGCTGAACGCAGGCGAAGATATTCGCCCCGTGGCGCGCGTAAGCGACCATCGTGGCGTTGCCGATCCCCTGCAGACAGCCGGTAATTACCGCATTTTTTCCTGCGAGCAGCATGCTGACCTCCGTCATATCAGGCGATTTCTACGTCGTATTTTTGCAGGATCTCTTTACCTTTCTGCCACGAGGAGAAATCGATGATGTCTTCGGTATCCATCATGATGTCGAAGGTTTCTTCCAGTGCGGCGATCATGGTCATGTGGCCGACGGAATCCCAGGACGGGGTGTCCTGATATTTGTAATCCGCGAGCACCTCTTCCGGCACTTCAAACGTTTCCATAAAAATGGTGTTGTACTTCGCTAAGTTAGTCATGGTCATACTCCAGATAAAAAATGTTCTGTCGCGGCGCTTATTTAAACACCTTGCCCTGGGTGTTCTGGCGCATCGCCCTGGCCGGGTTGCCCAGTACGATCGTGGCGTCCGCCACGTCGCTGAATACCGCAGAGCCCATGCCGACGATGGCGTCATCGCCGATGCGGGTCTGCTCTTTTACGCAACTGTTCATACCGATAAACACGCGCTCGCCCACTTCACAGTGTCCCGCGAGCGCCACCAGGCTTGAGACGACGCTGTACGCGCCGATAGCGCAGTCATGGCCGACGCAGGCGCGCGGCTGGATCAGCACGTTTTCGCCGATCGTCACGCCGCAGGAGATCAGCGCGCCGTCGCAGAGGATCGCGCCGGGGCGGATCTCGCTTTGCGACGGAACATCGACATTCGGGTGAATGAGCGTCGCGAGTGGCGCGACGCCTGAGAGCTTCTGCGCCAGGCGCTGACGCAGCGCGGGTTCGCCGATAGCGATAGCCACTTCGCACTCTGCCGGGCGCGCGTCGAAACGCACCACCGACGCGCCGTAGACCTCCTGCGCGTCGGTCACATCGTCAATAAAGAAAATCTCGCTCCAGCGCGACGTGCACTGGTTAATGGCGCGCGCCAGCATCAGCACCTCGCGCCCTAACCCGCCTGCGCCGTAAATGCCAAGCTTCATGCCACTTTCTCCGCAAGCCCCAGCGCGGCCTGCGCGCGGATGGCATCCACCACGCGGCGCTGATCGTCTTCGGTCAGATCCGGGAAAATCGGCAGACACAGGATGCGCTCGGCGATACCGGTGGCGATCGGCAGGTGCTGCGGCTGCGCCGACGGCAGATGGCGGTACATGGAGAACGCGCTGATCAGCGGGTAGAAATAGCGGCGCGAATAAATGTTTTCGGCTTTCAGCGCTTCATAGAGCGCGTCGCGGCTTACCGGGAACTCCTCGTTCACGCGGATCGGGAAGTAAGAGTGGTTCCACTCCACGTCATCCGGCGCGCTGAAGGTTTCGATGCCAGGGATATCGGCCAGCCATTCGCAGTAGCGGTCGTGGATAGCCGCGCGATTCGCCAGCGCTTTATCGATATGCCCAAGCTGCACCAGGCCAAAGGCCGCCTGCACTTCGTTCATTTTGGCGTTGATACCCGGCGCGACCACGGTCGTTTCCCCGGCGAAGCCGAAGTTTTTCAGGTAGTCGATGCGCTGTTTCATGCGCGCGTCCGGGCAGATGATCGCCCCGCCCTCAAAGGTGTTGAAAACTTTGGTGGCATGGAAGCTCAGGATCGACAGATCGCCGCAGTTCAGGATGCTCTGGTGGTTTTTCTTTACGCCGAACGCATGCGCGGCGTCATAGATAACCTTCAGACCCCAGGCGTCGGCGATGGACTGAATTTTGTCGACATCGCACGGCAGGCCGTAGCAGTGGACCGGCAGGATAGCCGAGGTCGCTGGCGTTATCAGCTGTTCGATTTTGTTCGGATCGATGTTGCAGGTGACCGGATCGATATCGGCGAAAACCGGCGTCAGGCCATTCCACAGCAGCGAATGCGAGGTGGCGACGAACGAATACGGGGTGGTGATCACTTCGCCCGTAATGCGCAGCGCCTGAAGCGCGGTCAGCAAGGCCAGCGTGCCGTTGGAAAACAGGCAGAGGTGTTCCACGCCGAGATACTCAGCGAGCCGGGTTTCCAGCTCCTGATGAAACGGGCCGCCGTTGGTCAGGTATTTGTTTTCCCAGATCTGCTCAAGATACGGGATAAACTCTTCCAGCGGCGGAAGCAGCGGGCTGGTGACAAAAAGATTTTGCATAGTACACCTCGGTGTTTTACACCAAACGTTTCCGGCCCCGGCCGGTATGGGTGATGCCGTCGCGACGCGTTATTCCTCGACGAAGAACGAACGCGGCGCCTCTCCGGTACAGTAAATTTTCCACGCTTCGCGCAGCCCTTTTTCAAAGGTGTCGGCCACCCGGAACCCGTCGGCGTTATCGGTCGGGATGCGGCTGCGCATAGAGAGGCGAATCGCGTTCAGTTCCTCAAAGCGGCCCTGCCAGGAGAGCGCTTTTTCGACGTAGTCCGCTTTATCGTTCGCCACGAATTCCGGCAATCCATAGCCGTTCATAATGTCCACGCCCTGACGCCCCGCCATCGTTTCGCCGCAGAGCGTGAGCGTAGGAACGCCCATCCACGCGCCGTGGTTGGTGGTGGTGCCGCCGGTATACGGGAAGGCGTCGAGCAAAATATCGATGTGATGGTGGTATTCGAGATACTCGATAAGCCCGGTACGCGTTCTGAAAATGAGCTGTTCCGGGCGCGCGCCGAAATGCGTCAGGCGGCGCGTCATCATCGCTATCATCTCGTCATCGGCCATAAAGCCCATCAGCAGCTTCGCGCTCGGTTCGCGCACCAGGATCTGCGCCCAGAGCTCAAGCACGTCATCGTTGACTTTTTTCGGGCGGTTGAAGCTCGCGAACGTCAGATGGCCGTTACGCAGCGCCGGCAGCGAGTTAACGTCCGGGCTTTGCGGATGCGGCTCGAAAATTTTGCGCATCGGCACCCAGAGGATCTGTTCGGTAAACTGCTCGGTCATGCCCGGCGGGCTTGCCAGCGTCGAGGAGAGCAGGCGGTAATCCATCGCCGGCACGCCGGTGGTGCCGGGGTAGCCAATCCAGGTCATTTGCAGCGGCGCCGGACGCAGCGCGAACATCGGCAGTCGCGTCCAGGTGGTATGCCCGGAGAGATCGATAAGAATGTCCACGCCATCGTCGTTGATCTGGCGCGCCAGCTCGCGATCGCTTAACTGATACGCGTCGCGCCACAGTACGGCGCCCGCGCGCAGATGATCCGTCACCTCGTCATGCATCGGCGCGGCGTTATAGCCCACCAGCTCAAACTGCGTGCGGTCAAACGACGCCCAGAACGGCAGCAGAAAGTTGCTGACCGGATGCGTGCGCAGATCGCCTGAAACAAACCCGACGCGCAGTTTGCGGTTCGGATCTTTCACATTATTGAGCGGCAGATCGAGCGCGCAACGTACGGCGTGGGCGGTGACGCGCTCGCCATATTCGCGGTGCTTCGCCAGCAGCTCCTGTGCGCTGACGCGATTGTCATGGGTCAGTACAAACAGCAGGCTGGTGAAGCAGTCGAAATCCTGCGGCGCTATCTCAAGGGATTTTTCCAGGAAGTAACGCGCTTCGTCGAGCTTCTGGTTATCGCTCAGCACCACGCCCATCATCGCCAGATAGCGCGGGTTACGCGGCTGGAAGCGAAACGCCTCGCGGGCGCATTTTTCCGCAAGCGTCATATCGCCGCGCGCGTGATAAAGCGTACCGAGCGAGTTCCAGAACCCGGCGTTTTTCTCATCGAGACGCAGCAGGCCGCGCACCACTTTACGGGCGTTGAAGTGATCGAGCGTTTTTTGCAGCGCCGTCGCCAGATCGTAATAGATGTCGAGGCTGGAAAAGTAATGGCCCATCAGGCGGCAGAGCGCCTCCAGCGCCTCGTCCCACGCGCCGGTCAGCACGCAGGTGCGCGAGTAGCAGCGCAGGACATGCATATTCTGCGGATCCTGCGCCAGCAACTCGCGGGTATACTCGCGCGCTTCTTTCGCCATTCCTTTGCCAATCAGCCGGTTCGCCTCTTCATAGACGGCATCCATTTTGACGCTGTCGGTCTGGCTGTCGGCGTCCATATTGGTTTCGCTTTGCAGCAGGCCGCCGCGCCGCTCGCTGACGCTTAACAGCAGCAGCGTATTCAGGCACTGTTTCAGCCAGGCCACTTTGCCGGTGCGCAGAAACGGCTGAATGGCGTTTTTCCAGGCCAGCGGCGAGCCGTTCAGCACGCCGCGAATGCGCAGCGCGGTAAAACTCGCCCACGCCTCGTCATCGGTCGCGCACATGCCATCGCGCAGCCAGCGCCAGTGCGCGGGCGCGACGGTAACCGCCTCGCCCCACAAGTTCAGCACGCGGGTCTCTTCGTCGGTCTCAGGTAGCGGCGCAACCGGTGCCAGAATGTCGTTTTCCGCGAGATTATAGGGCCCCGGCGCCGCACTCCAGTGCAGCCCGTCGAGGTTATTGAGAAACAGATCGCGCAGCGATTCCAGCACCAGCTTGCGGGTGTCGTCGCCCGGACGCTCCGGCAGGCGGCAGTTAAAGACCAGCTGGTCGACGCTCAGGCTCATCGGCCAGGCGCCCGCCAGCAGGTCGAGAATTTGCAGCGTTACCGGGTTTTCTGTACGCACCGGCACGCCGGACTGTGAAATATGGCCGCTGACCACTTGCCCGTTAATTGTGAAAACGCGGGTGAAGTTGCCGGCCCAGTGCAGCGACTCAAGGACAGCCAGATCCGGCACGAACGACGGCTCTGCCGCGCCTGTGGCGCACAGCAGGGTGAAACGCTCGCGGCGGTTGACCGCGAAGTCGAGATACTGGCGCGCGCTGTGGCGATCGCTCTGCCCCGCGATCATGGCATGGAGCTGCTGCTGGCGTTCGCCCCAGGACGCGGCAAGCTCGGTCTGCGGGAGCGCATCGCCGATGCACGCCAGATCCAGCGCCTGCATTTCGCGGGCGAAATCGGTGTAGTCGCTCGCCGCCGCGTCGCTGGCCGGATAGCGCTGCATCAGCGATGCATCGTCCAGCGCTTCCGCCTCCAGCACCTGGGTTTTCAGCGCGCCGTCCGGCAGCGTCATCGCCAGATACCCGAGCATGGCGCGCGCCGAGGCGAGCTTTTCATTGTGAGTTGCGGCACGCTGGCAGTGAAACGCGAGCGCGTCGCGAAGGGTGGCGTCGTCGCGGTTCTCCGCAAGCGCCGCGTGATACGCAATAATCCCCTGCGCGGAGAGATGCTGACGGCACCAGCGCAGCAGGATGTCGCGCGTGTCTGCGTCGGTGCGCGAAAAGAGGCCGTGAATGATGATGTAGTCGAATTCGCCCGGCGATACCGCCAGCAGATCGCCAAGCCCTGCGGCGAACAGTTCGATATTGTTAAGGCCGCTTGCCTGGATCTGTCGCTGCCCTTCGCCGATACGCGCCTCATCAAGGTCGATACCGAGCGCGATACTGTTCGGCCAGGCGCGGGCGTGCGCGATCAGCGCCTCGCCTGCCCCACAGCCAATCTCCAGCACCCGCGCGAACGCAGGCGACGCCGCCGCCACATGGTTAAGCGCGGCGCTGGCGTGCAGGGCGACAGGGCTAATGCGGTGTTCCGGGTAGAGCGTCTTCACATCATTCATCCGTTTTATAAAGTCCAGAGCTTATGCGGCGAGGTATTTCGCCATCAGGCTGGTTTTGTAATCGTTATAAGTGCCAATACCCTCTTTGGAGGTGGTCACTACCCAGCTGAAGGCGTCCGCCGTGTGGTTAATACTGATAAGACGCGCGGCCTCTTCGCGGCGGATCCGCATCTGCTCTACCGCAGGCAGCGTGTCGAGCGCAAAGGAGAGCGCCACCTGATCGAGGAACCATTCGTTGTTTTCCGCCGCCAGGTTGCGGTCGATAAACCGGGCCACGATATCCAGATAGCGGCAATTCGCCTCTGTCGGCCGGGCATAGATAAAGCCGCCCAGCACGCGCTCCCAGAGCGGGGCCCCGTTGCTGCAGGTAAGGATAAGGTCGGCGTCGTCAAGGCCCGCATGCACGTCGGCCCACGGCTGGCGTACCAGGCAGTCGGCGTCCAGCAAAATAACCGGCGCGTCGAACTGCTCCAGCGCATGGCGCAGAAAGACAAAACGGCGCGAGGCGAAATGCACGTTAATCCCGCGCACCGGCGTGATGATTTCGCTGCTAAGAGAAAGGTTCAGCCCAGGGAACGCCGCCTGCATCTCATGCACGCGGGCTTCGCAGCGCGCGTCGCAGTTATAGATGTGCAGATGCACATCCAGCGCCGTGCCGTTTGTTTCATAGACCGAGGCCACCAGCGCCTGGGCGTGATTGAAGAAATATTTCGGATCGCAGGAGACCAGCACGGTGGTATTGCCGGTCGCCGCTTTCGGGATGTGCCAGGTATAACGGCTGTAGTCCGGCAGCGGCAGCGGTTCGGTCAACGGGCGAAAATCGATAAAGGAATCCGGGCAGCCGCCGAGCTTATAAATGCCGCAGACGATCATCAGCAGCACCAGCGACTCTTCTTCTATTAAGGCAGAATCCGCCGTCAGCGCCTGAATCACGACCTGCGCCTGGTTGTAGTCTTCTTCCATCAGGCAAATGAGCAGCAGAATTTTCAAAACCGGCGCGCTGGTACTGAGGTTTGACAGGTGGTTGGAAATTAAAAACACCGCGCCGTCGATTTCGCCCACGCGAAACAGCAGCTGAATGGCGACCACCACAAAATTGACCGAATCGTCACGCTGAAGCGCTTCGACGACATGCGCCGTCACCTGCTCGCTGAAACCGTCTACCGCGGCCACCTGATGGCCCTGCTTTTTGCTGTCGAAAGCCTGGTTGGCAAGCGTCGCCGCGCACAGCAGATGCTTAATCGCCAGCGCTTTTTCTTCATCAAGATCGGGTGGGGTTGGCGCCGCCATGATGGCAGGCTCCATCGCCGCGTAATCGGTGCTCCAGAAGTGCAGCACTTCCGCCACAAGGTGGGACGGCATCACATCCGCTTCAGGGAGATAAATATTGCGGGTGAAGATGTCACGATAGTACTGGTGCATTGCACGACACTGGGCAAACTGATTCATCGGTTTTAACTCATCATTAATTGCAACGCGCGACGGCGTTTTGCCAGTCAACCCGGCCATATCTGTCGCAACCTGGAGATTATTCCCGTTCGCGGCACGCAAAGAGGAAGCTTTCCTGAAAGGGTAACATCGGGCGCGCAGGCATAATGGAGGGAAAAACCCTGCGAATAGCGGCTTATTTTGGAGATTGCATTTAAGGAGAAGGCCGATAACTAACAGGCAAAAAAAAGGTTGCTGTTTCCAGCAACCTTTTTGAAAGCTTGAGCGTCTATTAACGCAGCAGGGACAGCATGGACTGCGGAACCTGGTTTGCCTGAGACAGTACAGAAGTACCAGCCTGTTGCAGGATCTGAGCGCGAGACATGTTAGAAACTTCGGTCGCGTAGTCAGCGTCCTGAATACGGGACTGTGCCGCAGACAGGTTGTTGATAGAGTTGTTCAGGTTGTTGATGGTAGATTCAAAACGGTTCTGAATCGCACCCATGTTAGAACGCGCGGTATCGATCTTAGCGATAGCAGCATCAGCAGCAGAAATCACAGCCTGAGCGGTGGAGTTGTCTGCGATAGAGGTGCTCAGGCTAGAGTCCAGAGTACCAGAAGTCGCGTTGATCAGGGCGTTGCTGTCGATGGAGATGGTATCGTTAGAAGAAGTACCAGCGCCAACCTGAATTTTCAGAGCGGTGCTTACAGAACCGTCCAGCAGTTTTTTGCCGTTGAAGTTAGCACCACCAGCGATACGGTCGATTTCAGACAGACGCTGAGTGATTTCCGTGTTGATGGAAGTCAGGTCGGTAGAACCGTTGGTGTCGTTCGCAGCCTGAACAGCCAGCTCACGGATACGCTGTAAGTTGGTGTTGATTTCGTTCAGGTTACCTTCAGCGGTCTGAACCAGGGAGATGCCGTCGTTTGCGTTACGAGCAGCCTGGGTCATACCTTTAACCTGAGAGGTCATACGGTTAGCAATCGCCTGGCCAGCAGCGTCGTCTTTCGCGCTGTTGATACGCAGACCAGAGGACAGACGCTCGATAGCAGTGCCCAGAGCAGACTGAGATTTGTTCAGGTTGGTCTGAGTGGTCAGGGACAAAAGGTTAGTATTGATAACTGACATAATTTAATTCCTTCAAAAATTGGGTTTAGGTTCGGTGCCTAACACTCACGGCGTCTCTCACCGTCAACAAGGTTATCGACGCTTCTTAAAAAGACTTTAGAAACAAACTCAAAAAATTTACATGTTATTGTTTATTAAAGGTTTATTTTATTTAATGTCTTTTTATAAGTCTCGGAACTAAGATTTTTCTTATGTATTGTATAAATAAATTCTGGCTGCATTTTCCCTTTTATTAATGCGCCATTGCTCTTTTTTGCAGACTTTTTTCCAGACATATAAAGAAGGGGAATATTTCGCTTAAGGCAGGCTATCGGTTCAATAGCCTGCGTCTGCGTCATCTATTCCTGGGATCATTTTTTTGCCGCCGGGAGTAAACTTTTGCTTTGCGTCGCCGATAAGAGACTGAAACGACCATCGACTTCAAGGAAATCACGCATGGCTACAATCAGTAATCTCGGGGTAGGCTCGAATCTTGGGCTTGCCGATCTGTATGACAAGCTGGAAGCGGCAGAACAAACCAAACTGACGGTTATCACGAAACAGCAGAGTGCTTATAACACGCAGCTGAGCGCCTACAGTAAGCTGCAAAGCTCGCTGCAGAGCCTGCAAACCGCGACAGCGACCCTTGGTAAAACCGCAACATGGAACTCCACGTCGGTCAGCAGCACCAATACCGCGTTTGCCGCGACCACCACCAGTGATGCGATGACCGGTGACTACACCGTTAACGTGAAACAGATGGCGAAAGCCCAGGTGCTGACCTCCGGCTCTATCGCCAGCAGCACCACGCAGCTGGGGGCCACAACGGGCACCACCCGTACCGTCACCATCAGCCAGCCGGGCACCTCAAAACCGCTGACCGTTTCTCTGGCTGATGGCGATACGTCGCTGAACGGCATTGCGAAAGCTATCAACAAAGCGGGCGGTAATGTCTCTGCGAGCGTGATTAAGGCCTCTGACGGCGATTTCCGCCTGATGCTGACCTCCAAAACCACCGGCACCACCAATGACATGACCGTAACGGTCACCGGCGACGATACCCTGCAGGGCATTATCGGCTTCGATTCCAGCACTAAAACCGGCGCGCTCTCCATCCAGACGGCCTCTCAGAACGCCAAAGTGGTGGTGAACGATATCGAGATCGAGCGTTCCACCAACGTCATTTCCGATGCCCTGCCGGGCACCACCCTGACGCTGAAAGCGCAGAGCACCGCTAACGAAACGCTCTCTGTGACCCGCGCGACCGACGCCAACAAAAAGGCGGTCACCGACTGGGTTACCGCGTACAACTCGCTGCAGTCCACCATCGCTTCTGTGACCAAATACGTCAAAGTTGATAAGGGCGACACCCAGTCCTCCAGCAACGGCGCGCTGATTGGCGACAGTAACGTACGTTCTATCCAGTCTCAGCTGCGCAGTACGCTGACGCAGGTGCAGAGCGGCAGCGTCGCTATTCTGGCGCAGCTCGGCGTGACGCAGGATCCGGTTCTGGCCGCTGATGGCGCCGCCGGCGTACTGAAAATTGACGATGCGAAGCTGACCAAAGCGCTGAACGAAAACCCGGACGCCGTTCAGGCGTACTTTGTGGGTGACGGTAAAACCACCGGTTTGGCTACGCAGATGAATAACACCCTGACCTCAATGCTCAGCACCACGACGGGCAAAGAAGGGGTGATTCAGAACGCGAAAGACAGTATTAACGACACGCTGAAATCGCTGGATAAACGCTATACCTCGATGGAAGCTTCAATCGAAGCCACCATGGCGCGTTATAAGGCGCAGTTTAGCAACCTGGACTCCCTGGTGAGCAAACTGAACAGCACCTCAACGTACCTGACTAAACAGTTCTCCTCTTCAAGCAGTTAAGGAACGGATATGTACAATAGCTCTGGTGTTCAGGCCTACCAGCAGGTGGGCCTGGAAAGTGCGGTAATGAGCGCAAGTCCACACCAGCTGGTCGTAATGTTGTTTGACGGGGCACTCAGTGCCCTTGTCCGCGCGCGTCTGTTTATTGAACAGGGCGACACGCAGGCGAAAGGTCAGGCCCTGACCAAAGCCATCAACATTATTGATAACGGACTTAAGGCCGGCCTGAATATGGATATTGGCGGTGATTTACCCCAAAACCTGGCCTCGCTTTATGAATATATGGTGCGACGTTTACTGCATGCGAACCTGCGTAACGATGTTGATGCCATCAATGAAGTC
Encoded proteins:
- the fliC gene encoding Flagellin; this translates as MSVINTNLLSLTTQTNLNKSQSALGTAIERLSSGLRINSAKDDAAGQAIANRMTSQVKGMTQAARNANDGISLVQTAEGNLNEINTNLQRIRELAVQAANDTNGSTDLTSINTEITQRLSEIDRIAGGANFNGKKLLDGSVSTALKIQVGAGTSSNDTISIDSNALINATSGTLDSSLSTSIADNSTAQAVISAADAAIAKIDTARSNMGAIQNRFESTINNLNNSINNLSAAQSRIQDADYATEVSNMSRAQILQQAGTSVLSQANQVPQSMLSLLR
- the fliD gene encoding Flagellar hook-associated protein 2, which gives rise to MKRPSTSRKSRMATISNLGVGSNLGLADLYDKLEAAEQTKLTVITKQQSAYNTQLSAYSKLQSSLQSLQTATATLGKTATWNSTSVSSTNTAFAATTTSDAMTGDYTVNVKQMAKAQVLTSGSIASSTTQLGATTGTTRTVTISQPGTSKPLTVSLADGDTSLNGIAKAINKAGGNVSASVIKASDGDFRLMLTSKTTGTTNDMTVTVTGDDTLQGIIGFDSSTKTGALSIQTASQNAKVVVNDIEIERSTNVISDALPGTTLTLKAQSTANETLSVTRATDANKKAVTDWVTAYNSLQSTIASVTKYVKVDKGDTQSSSNGALIGDSNVRSIQSQLRSTLTQVQSGSVAILAQLGVTQDPVLAADGAAGVLKIDDAKLTKALNENPDAVQAYFVGDGKTTGLATQMNNTLTSMLSTTTGKEGVIQNAKDSINDTLKSLDKRYTSMEASIEATMARYKAQFSNLDSLVSKLNSTSTYLTKQFSSSSS
- the fliS gene encoding Flagellar protein fliS codes for the protein MYNSSGVQAYQQVGLESAVMSASPHQLVVMLFDGALSALVRARLFIEQGDTQAKGQALTKAINIIDNGLKAGLNMDIGGDLPQNLASLYEYMVRRLLHANLRNDVDAINEVETLMTNIADAWKQIGPGNTLAQETY